agccttctctctctctactgcccttggaaacaaaaaaatgatcttgaatgttgttaataaaaaatgttttttccatttttcGACCAGCTGTAATATCGAGTCACCATATCCATTCTCATTCTCCATGTGTGTGCAAGACAGGGATCTACAtagatgggatggagcaggggaaCTGCACGGGGGCGACAGAGTTCATACTGCTGGGACTATCCCAGATGCAGGAGGTCCAGCTGCTCCTCTTTTTCTTCTTCCTGCTCTTCTACATCATCATCCTCCCAGGGAATTTCCTCATTATCTTCACCATCCAGAGTGacccctgcctgagctcccccatGTATTTTTTCCTGGCTAACCTGGCCTTCCTGGACATCTGCTACTGCTCAGTCACCCCTCCGAAGATGCTGGCCGACTTCTTCTCCCTCTGCAAGACCATCTCCTATAGGGGCTGCATGGCCCAGCTTTTCTTCCTCCACTTCCTGGGAGGCGCCGAGGCCTTCCTGCTCATGGCCATGGCCTATGaccgctacgtggccatctgcaaaCCTCTGCGCTATGCCACGCTCATGAACAGAGAGATCTGCTGCACCCTGGTGGGGGCAGCGTGGGCAGGGGGCTTCGTTCATGGCATCATCCTCTTTGGTCTGTCCATCCAGCTGCCCTTCTGTGGCCCCAACATCCTGGACAACTTCTTCTGTGATGTCCATCAgctggtgaagctggcctgcacTGACACCTACGCGGTGGAGATGATCATGTTCCTCAACAATGGTGTGGTCATCATGATgtgcttcatcctcctcctcatctcctatGCCGCCCTGCTGCTCCGGCTGCGGACTCACTACCCCAGGTGGGAGAGCAAAGTGGCCTCCACCTGCGTCTCACACATCATCGTGGTCTTCGTGATGTGCGGCCCGGCCATCTACATCTACGCCCTGCCCTTCCAGGCCGCCCCCCTGGAGAAGGTGGTGGCTGTGTTCCACACTGTGATCTTCCCGCTCACCAACCCCATGATCTACaccctgaggaacaaggagatcaaaAGCTCCATGAGGAAGTTAATCAACAAGTACATATCCTGGCGAGTGAAAAGTTAAAGCACTATTGCAAAGTGAAGAAATTTGAGTATTTGTACTTTATTTGTGTTTTAATTGTAATGTGTAAGGCCAATTTTTGGCCtcagttattccagaataactctgCAGTACCTATTAATTAAACCTATAGTATCTGTTGAATAACTTTCTAGTATCTATGGAACAATGCTGTAGTTGTATGGACGAACTCAAAGGAATCTATGGAGTAACTCTCttgtatatgtaacccttctgcccctctgagttggcagcaacaagggtcaggttcagtatctaggggttccatttcaataacgcaatgcaaaaccagctcgagcccccacctaGTGACCTGGGATAATTACATTACCaccccccgggcacctctaggcgacaatacttcccctctcgcaagcacggagtctgagtgtagcaaaatccttttaataaagaagggaaacaatgcggcattacattggggaaacaccacaaacaggattataacacaaatcatgagcaaaagacccacctccaaggaagtttggcagtatccttttcccctcagggtcttaagtccaaccacccaaaagatcaccccaaagtcccaaaagtctcttgagtccagcaacccaaaaatcatccaaaagtccaacaacccaaaagtctctgtccctggtcagtgcagccccagagttcaaaagtttatctgcagtttTACCGTCCCCCCaagctgggtggaaatgggggggagagggcatgcggggtgttaagggacaccttacatgGTCCGAGGTCGACTGACCcgcctctccgtggggttctgctgcagtcaTCACCATGAACTGCTCTGCTCTACCAGCCGCTCCACTCCTCCAGTCATCCCATGTGCCGCTCCagctgtccccacaaactgctcagctccactcactgtTCTGTGGAccgctccaaccgtcccacaaactgctccgctctgccagccgctccactccaccagccagctcatgagccgctccagctgtccccgcaaactgctctgctctactCGCTGTTCCGTGGGCCTCTTCAACCGTCCCACaacctgctccgctctgccagccacttagcaatacaTCATCAGGCTCCACCCCTAGTTAACACAGAACTCAGTGATCTCAACTCAagaattttagctctttagtgttttcagctcttagtgatttctgcttgtagtaggagagccccagtgctggtgcaccactgGCCCAAAGTAaattcagcacagcagcctgtaactagactcctaataaAATCAAAATTAGACCTACTATTTAACAATGGAGACAGAAGTTACTGCAATTGGTATTTCAAGCTCTCAAAAGAGGCCATATCATCAGGTACACATACCTACCCCCACCTTTTCTCAATCCAttgagttttggaacccatgtccctgtctagcgagtgctacttagttgatggtgagagcctctgtcataaaacagtttcactgTGCTTgtttcacataatcagggtaacaacactttattcctcctgccctaATAACTGAGAAACTGGAgatcccacagctgccaaagtgaccattttgggctactgtgggctcatgctaggtgggatggatgtgcctatgcaaacaagatcagcccctgaagttcttttccacactcgccacaattcaccaccagatgtcagggtagagctcatcctgactctgcttacatctataTGAAGCATCTCTATAGCACTTTGGAATAGCTCTGTAATAATTCTGAAGGACCCATTGAGGAAATCTTTAGCATCTGTGGAATAACTTTGTAGTAATTCCCCAGTACCTGTTGAGTAACGGTGCATTATCTGTGGGAAGCTATACAGCAACTCTCTAGTATGTAAGAAGTAGCTCTGTGTAGTATATGGAACAACACTGCCAAACTTCTGTAGTGTGGGTTGAGTAAATTTGTTGTTTCTGTTGAGTAACTTCTTACTATCCACAGAATAACATTAATAATTCCTGGTATTATCAATCTTCTGTGAAGTAATTATCTAGTATCTATGGAATAGCTCTGTGGTACTACTGAGTAACTCTGGAGTAGTTTTGTAGTATCTGTTGAATAATTCCATAGCATCTATTGAAAACTCCAATAATTTCACAATATCTATGGAGTAACTCTATAGCATCTCTTTGCtaaccccagagtctgcactggGGTTACTAAGAACCGAAATTATCTCCAAGTATTTTACTAATTTCTACAGAGCCAGCAAATAATTAAAGACAGGAAAGATGTTGACAGTTTATTGTAGTTCTGTTAAAACACCAAAGGAAATACAGAACCAGATCCTCAGTCCCTGAAAATCAGCAATGTACCATTGACGCCAGTGAAGCTTGCAGATTTATGTCAGCTGAAGAAATATAAATACTTGGGCTTCAAGTCATAAACCTGTTGAGGGGCTAGAATAAACTTTCCCAATGGGCAGTTTATCCCAAAACTGCTGGGTTTCTCGCACATTCTCTGAACCAGCTGGCGTGGGCCAAGGTCAGAGACACGATACTGGACTAGCATCCCTTGAGGGATTCTATTCCTTGCCAGCCTGTGCCAGTCAGTACGCAGACATTGGGGCCAAATCAGAGACAGTGCTCCCTAGAGGGGAACAATCTATGGCCTAGCCTTGCTCCCCATCCCTCTGATCCAACCAGTCCAAGACCCTGGGGCCAGATCAGAGCTGCCCCCGCTAAATGGGAAAGgtcccatgtcccattccctatAGCTCCTAAGTTTCGGCGGCGGGCCTGCATGAAACCCCACTAGTGTGCATAGTCTCTGCGTCCATGGCTCATTGCACGCATCCATGACTCATCGCATGAGAGCCAACATTTTCACAAGCGACCTGAGATtttaggtacacctctaccccgatataacacggtcctcgggagccaaaaatccctaccgcgttataggtgaaaccttgttatatcagggtagtggcggcagggcttcagcggtgatttaaagagcccagggctccggccacagggagccccgggccctttaaatcgccacccgagccctgctgccggagccccggggtagtggcaacagggctccagcagtgatttaaagagccccaggctctggccgctgcggggagcctgggccctttaaatcgccggccaAGCCCCGCTACCACAGCTCCAGgatagcggtggcagggctccagtgatGATTTatagggcttggggctccctgcagcagccatagccctgggctctttaaagtgctgcctgagccccgctgccagagccccggggttACCACGCTATatgtgaacccgtgttatatcaggtcacgttatattggcGTAGAGGTGTATATCAATTTTTCAGCACCCAATTTGAGGCCAGCATGATGTTGTTAGCACTTCACAATGTGGGCTCAGCTCCTCCTCttatggaaaaacaaaaaaccttggaAAATGACACAGGGACAAGAGTTTTCTTCAGAGTTCTTCCCCATGGAAATCAGGTTTCAAcctccagccctgtccccaggggCAGATGGGGCTTTGGCCTCTGAACTCAGGGTTCCTCTGATTACCTGTGGGCATCTCAGAGGCTTTGCTGAAGGCGTATCCCTGAACAGATCCAGGCTGCCTCAAGCTTGACACCCAAAACTAGCAACTGCTTTGGaaacttcaggcccaaagtcctGGGAAGACCCTTATATACAGACACCAAGACTCAGGAGCGACGCTGAGCTTTATGGATGCACCTGCGGCCCCACAACCGGGGCTAGACTCCTTGGCTGAGCCTTTCAC
This region of Mauremys reevesii isolate NIE-2019 unplaced genomic scaffold, ASM1616193v1 Contig24, whole genome shotgun sequence genomic DNA includes:
- the LOC120393582 gene encoding olfactory receptor 4N2-like, whose protein sequence is MEQGNCTGATEFILLGLSQMQEVQLLLFFFFLLFYIIILPGNFLIIFTIQSDPCLSSPMYFFLANLAFLDICYCSVTPPKMLADFFSLCKTISYRGCMAQLFFLHFLGGAEAFLLMAMAYDRYVAICKPLRYATLMNREICCTLVGAAWAGGFVHGIILFGLSIQLPFCGPNILDNFFCDVHQLVKLACTDTYAVEMIMFLNNGVVIMMCFILLLISYAALLLRLRTHYPRWESKVASTCVSHIIVVFVMCGPAIYIYALPFQAAPLEKVVAVFHTVIFPLTNPMIYTLRNKEIKSSMRKLINKYISWRVKS